The proteins below come from a single Isoptericola dokdonensis DS-3 genomic window:
- a CDS encoding response regulator, with the protein MTADQQAGIEVLLVEDDPGDVLMTREAFAEHKVANRLWVVSDGVSALEFLRRQGEHADRPTPDLILLDLNLPRMDGREVLAEVKQDPELRHIPVVVLTTSEAEEDVLRSYSLHANAYVTKPVDFERFIRVVQQIDDFFVSVVRLPHR; encoded by the coding sequence ATGACCGCAGATCAGCAGGCCGGCATCGAGGTCCTTCTGGTGGAGGACGACCCGGGCGACGTCCTCATGACCAGGGAGGCGTTCGCCGAGCACAAGGTGGCCAACCGGCTGTGGGTGGTCTCGGACGGCGTCAGCGCCCTGGAGTTCCTGCGGCGCCAGGGGGAGCACGCGGACCGCCCGACGCCGGACCTCATCCTGCTCGACCTCAACCTGCCGCGGATGGACGGTCGCGAGGTGCTGGCCGAGGTCAAGCAGGACCCCGAGCTGCGCCACATCCCCGTGGTCGTCCTGACGACGTCGGAGGCGGAGGAGGACGTGCTGCGGTCGTACTCGCTGCACGCCAACGCCTACGTCACCAAGCCGGTGGACTTCGAGCGCTTCATCCGGGTCGTGCAGCAGATCGACGACTTCTTCGTCTCGGTGGTGCGGCTGCCGCACCGCTGA
- a CDS encoding sensor histidine kinase has product MRAADRSPLDRVRRRLGAAAVVLVLLVLMSVVATLGSLRLLTANADYDALEAARLWNEALLVVVSVLGLAMAVLGVHVWRLLRREISVPLARLTQEVRAASTGDHEHEIPAVGAGEVASLSQDVERMRRELVAQVEDARAAHQEVEAAHARLRHQAAELERSNRDLEQFAYVASHDLQEPLRKVASFTQLLQKRYGDQLDDRADQYIAFAVDGAHRMQRLIQDLLSFSRVGRSGREPGPVPLEDVLAGVLHDLSERVAERGAVITHDPLPVVTGDRGLLSMLLANVVGNALKFAHPERPPEVHLTAVRTQGRSGPEWELSCADNGIGIDPQYAERVFVIFQRLHPKEVYTGTGIGLALVKRVVEHHGGRVWVVPSTGPGTTVRWTLPAA; this is encoded by the coding sequence GTGAGGGCCGCGGACCGCTCGCCCCTGGACCGGGTACGACGCCGGCTCGGCGCGGCCGCGGTCGTGCTCGTCCTGCTGGTGCTGATGTCCGTGGTGGCGACCCTCGGCTCGCTGCGCCTGCTCACGGCGAACGCGGACTACGACGCGCTGGAGGCGGCGCGGCTGTGGAACGAGGCGCTGCTGGTCGTGGTCTCGGTGCTCGGCCTCGCGATGGCCGTGCTCGGGGTGCACGTGTGGCGGCTGCTGCGCCGCGAGATCTCGGTGCCGCTGGCCCGGCTCACGCAGGAGGTGCGCGCCGCCAGCACGGGCGACCACGAGCACGAGATCCCCGCCGTCGGGGCGGGGGAGGTGGCGTCCCTGTCGCAGGACGTCGAGCGCATGCGCCGCGAGCTCGTCGCGCAGGTCGAGGATGCGCGCGCCGCCCACCAGGAGGTCGAGGCGGCGCACGCCCGGCTCCGCCACCAGGCCGCCGAGCTGGAGCGCTCGAACCGCGACCTGGAGCAGTTCGCGTACGTCGCCTCGCACGACCTCCAGGAGCCGCTGCGCAAGGTGGCGAGCTTCACCCAGCTGCTCCAGAAGCGCTACGGCGACCAGCTCGACGACCGGGCGGACCAGTACATCGCCTTCGCCGTCGACGGCGCGCACCGCATGCAACGCCTCATCCAGGACCTGTTGAGCTTCTCGCGGGTGGGGCGCTCCGGCCGGGAGCCGGGACCCGTCCCGCTGGAGGACGTGCTCGCCGGCGTGCTGCACGACCTCTCCGAGCGGGTCGCGGAGCGCGGCGCGGTGATCACGCACGACCCGTTGCCGGTCGTCACGGGCGACCGCGGCCTGCTGTCGATGCTCCTGGCCAACGTCGTGGGCAACGCGCTGAAGTTCGCGCACCCGGAGCGGCCCCCGGAGGTGCACCTGACCGCGGTCCGCACGCAGGGACGGTCGGGCCCGGAGTGGGAGCTGTCCTGTGCAGACAACGGCATCGGCATCGACCCGCAGTACGCGGAGCGGGTCTTCGTGATCTTCCAGCGCCTGCACCCCAAGGAGGTGTACACCGGCACCGGGATCGGGCTGGCCCTGGTCAAGCGGGTGGTGGAGCACCACGGGGGGCGGGTGTGGGTGGTCCCGTCGACGGGCCCCGGCACCACCGTCCGGTGGACGCTCCCGGCCGCATAG
- a CDS encoding PP2C family protein-serine/threonine phosphatase encodes MSSGDDGNEERAGPFGPDLPAVPRVLLVEDDDGDAFLVGELLTDAEIVVELLRARTVAQAAAELESGAVVDCLLVDLGLPDAVGLAAVEALRRSSQRHAVPPALVVLTGHSSVDRGVEAVAAGADDYLVKGETGPDLLGRSLRYALQRRRSLAEQRALYRSKVRAAETARLERALLPQPLVDDPTVSIMVGYLPGGGGLLGGDFFDTVQREDGSVLSVVGDVAGHGPDEAALGATLRTAWRTLVLTGTSPRDVLGHLERVLLTERSRPDIFVTLCQVAVSADRRVVDVYLAGHPAPMLVTGPVGAVRCDSLVPTGRGRALGIPVPGGWTAQRVPMDGPFAVVMYTDGLVEAALRTTGPAPVGRHGAERLGVDGLEGIVQDELDRDGFVGFVERVLLGVRDLHGGPLVDDAAMLVVGWTGAEDVVGERSAMLADSAEWVR; translated from the coding sequence ATGAGCAGCGGCGACGACGGGAACGAGGAACGCGCCGGACCGTTCGGTCCCGACCTGCCCGCCGTCCCGCGCGTCCTGCTCGTCGAGGACGACGACGGCGACGCGTTCCTCGTCGGGGAGCTGCTGACCGACGCGGAGATCGTCGTCGAGCTGCTGCGGGCGCGCACCGTCGCGCAGGCCGCCGCGGAGCTCGAGAGCGGTGCCGTGGTCGACTGCCTGCTGGTGGACCTGGGGCTGCCGGACGCCGTGGGGCTCGCCGCGGTGGAGGCGTTGCGCCGTTCGTCGCAGCGGCACGCGGTCCCTCCGGCCCTGGTCGTCCTCACCGGTCACTCCAGCGTGGACCGGGGCGTGGAGGCGGTCGCCGCGGGCGCCGACGACTACCTCGTCAAGGGCGAGACCGGTCCGGACCTGCTCGGCCGCTCGCTGCGCTACGCGCTCCAGCGCCGCCGCTCCCTGGCCGAGCAGCGCGCCCTGTACCGCAGCAAGGTGCGGGCCGCGGAGACGGCACGGCTGGAGCGGGCGCTGCTGCCCCAGCCGCTGGTCGACGACCCGACCGTGTCGATCATGGTCGGCTACCTGCCCGGCGGGGGCGGCCTGCTGGGCGGCGACTTCTTCGACACGGTCCAGCGCGAGGACGGCTCGGTGCTGTCGGTGGTCGGCGACGTCGCGGGGCACGGCCCGGACGAGGCGGCGCTCGGCGCCACCCTGCGCACGGCCTGGCGCACCCTCGTGCTGACGGGCACCTCGCCGCGCGACGTCCTCGGGCACCTGGAACGGGTGCTCCTCACCGAGCGGTCCCGGCCCGACATCTTCGTCACCCTCTGCCAGGTCGCGGTGAGCGCCGACCGGCGCGTCGTGGACGTCTACCTCGCCGGGCACCCGGCGCCGATGCTCGTCACCGGTCCCGTCGGGGCGGTGCGGTGCGACTCGCTGGTCCCGACCGGCCGCGGCCGGGCCCTCGGCATCCCGGTGCCGGGCGGCTGGACGGCGCAGCGCGTCCCCATGGACGGCCCGTTCGCCGTCGTGATGTACACCGACGGGCTCGTCGAGGCCGCCCTGCGGACCACCGGGCCGGCACCCGTCGGTCGGCACGGCGCCGAGCGTCTCGGCGTCGACGGGCTGGAGGGGATCGTCCAGGACGAGCTCGACCGGGACGGCTTCGTCGGGTTCGTCGAGCGGGTGCTGCTCGGGGTGCGGGACCTGCACGGCGGCCCGCTCGTGGACGACGCCGCCATGCTCGTCGTCGGCTGGACGGGGGCCGAGGACGTCGTCGGCGAGCGGTCGGCTATGCTCGCCGACTCCGCGGAGTGGGTCCGGTGA
- a CDS encoding HelD family protein, with amino-acid sequence MAGRQDELAREQEVVDRLYARLDTLRASARARLADVRRSGPSGSPQNRSERDAFATLYSDRAARLDAVEDRLAFGRLDLDDGEQRYVGRIGLTDDEHRSLLTDWRAPAAQPFYRATAVQPDGVRRRRHVVTAGRTVTGIEDELLDLDAVTDGIDATTLSGEGALLASLAQRRTGRMGDIVATIQAEQDRIVRDELAGALVVQGGPGTGKTAVALHRAAYLLYAHRRLLERSGVLLVGPSRAFLRYIDQVLPSLGETGVVATTVAELVPGLRADAVEDGAAAEVKGRLLWRDAVRRAVRARERVPAADVPVRVDGVDLRIRRRDVRDAIARARRTHKPHNEARPTFVREMLNRLVDQYRTRTDAELSDHDVAVLLEDLRSDRDVRVALNLAWFPISAEKLVSDLWAKPHRLAQAAPELSAAERLLLHRAPGFPWTEADVPILDEAAELLGEDDSVAKAEARAREAARVAEVEYARRVLESSGAGGGLVDAETLASRFAESGPLLTTAERASADRTWTYGHVVVDEAQELSPMAWHAIVRRVPTRSLTIVGDVAQTSSAAGARSWDRALDAVLGGHWRIAELTVSYRTPAAVADAAQRVADAAGLPTSPLTAARDLPGALVLAPSTDPVDAAARAAADLAKEHVGPDGAGRVAVVAAAGTVPGLRAALADLLPAVLGSEEAARLAVQRPEDAQVTVVTPRDTKGLEYDAVVLVEPRDIVGAQGAGGRWGDLYVAMTRPTQRLVVVHAHELPAGLVHEG; translated from the coding sequence GTGGCGGGCAGGCAGGACGAGCTGGCGCGCGAGCAGGAGGTCGTCGACCGCCTGTACGCACGACTGGACACGCTGCGCGCGAGCGCGCGCGCACGACTGGCCGACGTCCGTCGGTCCGGGCCGTCGGGATCACCGCAGAACCGCAGCGAGCGGGACGCCTTCGCGACGCTGTACTCCGACCGGGCGGCCCGCCTCGACGCGGTCGAGGACCGCCTCGCGTTCGGGCGGCTCGACCTCGACGACGGCGAGCAGCGCTACGTGGGCCGCATCGGCCTCACGGACGACGAGCACCGCAGCCTCCTCACGGACTGGCGGGCGCCGGCCGCGCAGCCGTTCTACCGGGCGACGGCCGTGCAGCCCGACGGCGTCCGGCGGCGGCGGCACGTGGTCACCGCGGGCCGCACGGTCACGGGCATCGAGGACGAGCTGCTCGACCTGGACGCCGTCACCGACGGGATCGACGCCACCACGCTCTCCGGCGAGGGCGCGCTGCTGGCCTCGCTCGCGCAGCGCCGCACCGGCCGCATGGGTGACATCGTCGCGACCATCCAGGCCGAGCAGGACCGCATCGTGCGCGACGAGCTGGCGGGGGCGCTCGTCGTCCAGGGTGGCCCCGGCACCGGCAAGACGGCCGTCGCGCTGCACCGTGCCGCCTACCTGCTCTACGCGCACCGGCGCCTGCTGGAGCGCAGCGGCGTGCTCCTCGTCGGGCCCAGCCGTGCGTTCCTGCGGTACATCGACCAGGTGCTGCCCTCCCTCGGCGAGACCGGCGTGGTCGCGACCACCGTCGCGGAGCTCGTGCCCGGGCTCCGGGCGGACGCCGTCGAGGACGGCGCGGCCGCCGAGGTCAAGGGCCGCCTGCTGTGGCGCGACGCCGTGCGGCGCGCCGTCCGCGCCCGCGAGCGGGTCCCCGCCGCCGACGTGCCCGTGCGGGTCGACGGCGTGGACCTGCGCATCCGCCGCCGGGACGTGCGCGACGCCATCGCCCGCGCCCGCCGGACGCACAAGCCCCACAACGAGGCACGCCCCACGTTCGTGCGCGAGATGCTCAACCGGCTCGTCGACCAGTACCGCACCCGGACGGACGCCGAGCTCTCCGACCACGACGTCGCCGTGCTGCTGGAAGACCTGCGCTCCGACCGTGACGTGCGGGTCGCCCTCAACCTCGCCTGGTTCCCGATCTCCGCGGAGAAGCTGGTCTCGGACCTCTGGGCGAAGCCCCACCGGCTCGCCCAGGCCGCCCCCGAGCTCTCCGCCGCCGAACGGCTCCTGCTGCACCGGGCCCCCGGCTTCCCCTGGACCGAGGCCGACGTGCCCATCCTCGACGAGGCCGCCGAGCTGCTCGGCGAGGACGACTCCGTGGCGAAGGCCGAGGCCCGCGCCCGGGAGGCGGCCCGCGTCGCCGAGGTGGAGTACGCCCGCCGTGTCCTGGAGTCCTCCGGCGCCGGCGGCGGGCTCGTCGACGCCGAGACCCTCGCGTCCCGGTTCGCGGAGTCCGGGCCCCTGCTCACCACGGCCGAGCGGGCGTCCGCCGACCGCACCTGGACGTACGGGCACGTCGTGGTCGACGAGGCCCAGGAGCTCAGCCCGATGGCGTGGCACGCGATCGTGCGCCGCGTGCCGACGCGGTCGCTCACCATCGTCGGCGACGTCGCCCAGACGTCGTCGGCGGCCGGCGCGCGTTCCTGGGACCGGGCGCTCGACGCCGTGCTGGGCGGGCACTGGCGCATCGCGGAGCTCACGGTGAGCTACCGCACGCCCGCCGCCGTCGCCGACGCCGCCCAGCGGGTCGCCGACGCCGCCGGACTGCCGACCTCCCCGCTGACCGCGGCGCGCGACCTGCCCGGCGCCCTCGTGCTGGCACCGAGCACCGACCCCGTCGACGCCGCCGCCCGCGCCGCCGCCGACCTCGCCAAGGAGCACGTCGGGCCGGACGGCGCCGGCCGGGTGGCGGTCGTCGCTGCCGCGGGGACGGTCCCCGGCCTCCGCGCCGCCCTGGCGGACCTGCTGCCCGCCGTGCTGGGTTCCGAAGAGGCCGCCCGGCTCGCCGTGCAGCGCCCCGAGGACGCCCAGGTCACCGTGGTGACGCCGCGGGACACGAAGGGCCTGGAGTACGACGCCGTCGTCCTCGTCGAGCCGCGGGACATCGTGGGCGCGCAGGGCGCCGGGGGCCGGTGGGGCGACCTCTACGTCGCGATGACCCGCCCCACGCAGCGGCTCGTCGTGGTGCACGCCCACGAGCTGCCGGCCGGGCTCGTGCACGAGGGGTGA
- the serA gene encoding phosphoglycerate dehydrogenase, with protein MLRALLLENIHPDAVEILRDAGIEVESRPGALDEDELIETLADYQILGIRSKTQVTRRVVESLPGLLAVGTFSIGTNQIDLEAAASHGVAVFNAPFSNTRSVVELAVAEIIALTRRLTVRDKALHEGVWDKTADGSHEVRGRTLGIIGYGNIGSQLSVLAENLGMNVVFYDTSEKLALGNARRVETLDELLALADTVTIHVDGRAGNAGLFGEELFSRMKPGAIFLNLSRGFVVDVDALREHILSGHLSGAAVDVFPSEPKKRGDHFDSPLRGLDNVILTPHVGGSTEEAQQNIGQFVAKKLRDYLFTGSTMLSVNVPNLQLEHTGVGRIALLHRNVPGVLAAVNQVFADHGANIEAQMLSTRGELGYVVTDISDVTQRGASAKLMEMPTTVRLRIRDAFDRPEFPPGPAAG; from the coding sequence GTGCTGCGTGCCCTACTCCTCGAGAACATCCACCCCGACGCCGTCGAGATCCTGCGCGATGCAGGGATCGAGGTCGAGTCGCGTCCCGGCGCGCTCGACGAGGACGAGCTCATCGAGACGCTCGCCGACTACCAGATCCTCGGCATCCGCTCCAAGACGCAGGTGACCCGCCGCGTCGTGGAGTCCCTGCCCGGCCTGCTCGCCGTGGGGACGTTCTCCATCGGCACGAACCAGATCGACCTCGAGGCCGCGGCGTCCCACGGCGTCGCCGTGTTCAACGCGCCGTTCTCCAACACCCGGTCGGTCGTGGAGCTCGCGGTCGCGGAGATCATCGCGCTGACCCGACGCCTCACGGTGCGCGACAAGGCGCTCCACGAGGGCGTCTGGGACAAGACGGCCGACGGCTCGCACGAGGTGCGGGGCCGCACGCTGGGCATCATCGGCTACGGCAACATCGGTTCGCAGCTGTCGGTGCTGGCGGAGAACCTCGGCATGAACGTCGTGTTCTACGACACCTCCGAGAAGCTGGCGCTCGGCAACGCCCGCCGCGTCGAGACCCTCGACGAGCTCCTCGCGCTGGCGGACACCGTGACGATCCACGTCGACGGTCGCGCGGGCAACGCCGGGCTGTTCGGCGAGGAGCTCTTCTCCCGGATGAAGCCGGGCGCGATCTTCCTCAACCTGTCCCGCGGCTTCGTCGTGGACGTCGACGCCCTGCGTGAGCACATCCTGTCCGGCCACCTGTCGGGCGCGGCCGTGGACGTCTTCCCGTCGGAGCCGAAGAAGCGCGGCGACCACTTCGACTCCCCCCTGCGCGGCCTCGACAACGTCATCCTCACCCCGCACGTCGGCGGCTCGACGGAGGAGGCGCAGCAGAACATCGGCCAGTTCGTGGCCAAGAAGCTGCGCGACTACCTGTTCACCGGGTCGACCATGCTGTCGGTCAACGTGCCGAACCTCCAGCTCGAGCACACCGGCGTCGGGCGCATCGCCCTGCTGCACCGCAACGTCCCCGGCGTCCTGGCCGCCGTGAACCAGGTGTTCGCCGACCACGGCGCGAACATCGAGGCGCAGATGCTGTCGACCCGCGGCGAGCTCGGCTACGTGGTCACCGACATCTCCGACGTCACCCAGCGCGGCGCCTCGGCGAAGCTCATGGAGATGCCCACGACGGTGCGGCTGCGCATCCGGGACGCGTTCGACCGTCCCGAGTTCCCGCCCGGGCCGGCGGCGGGCTGA
- a CDS encoding DUF5302 domain-containing protein: protein MTDQKKSTAPDDDTRAKFKEALARKNASNHRSAESDRNTGSVHGSETSGPVQPMFRRKSG from the coding sequence ATGACCGATCAGAAGAAGTCGACCGCACCCGACGACGACACCCGGGCGAAGTTCAAGGAGGCTCTCGCCCGCAAGAACGCGTCGAACCATCGCAGCGCCGAGTCCGACCGCAACACCGGGTCGGTGCACGGTTCGGAGACCTCCGGGCCCGTGCAGCCGATGTTCCGCCGCAAGTCCGGCTGA
- the nrdR gene encoding transcriptional regulator NrdR yields the protein MHCPFCRHADSRVVDSRTSDDGSSIRRRRQCPSCGRRFTTVETASLSVVKRSGATEPFSRDKVVSGVRKACQGRPVSSDDLALLAQKVEETLRGAGSAEIDAYEIGLAILGPLRELDEVAYLRFASVYQAFDSLEDFEAAITSLRSERSERSERPTAGPDEGAGS from the coding sequence ATGCACTGCCCGTTCTGCCGCCACGCCGACTCGCGCGTCGTCGACTCCCGTACCTCGGACGACGGGTCGTCGATCCGTCGGCGGCGCCAGTGTCCCTCTTGCGGACGCCGGTTCACGACCGTCGAGACGGCGAGCCTGTCGGTCGTCAAGCGGTCCGGGGCGACCGAGCCGTTCAGCCGGGACAAGGTCGTGTCCGGTGTCCGCAAGGCCTGCCAGGGCAGACCCGTCAGCTCCGACGACCTGGCGCTGCTCGCGCAGAAGGTCGAGGAGACGCTGCGCGGCGCGGGCAGCGCCGAGATCGACGCCTACGAGATCGGCCTCGCCATCCTCGGGCCGCTGCGTGAGCTCGACGAGGTCGCCTACCTGCGTTTCGCCTCGGTCTACCAGGCGTTCGACTCCCTCGAGGACTTCGAGGCAGCGATCACGTCCCTGCGTTCGGAGCGTTCCGAGCGTTCCGAGCGCCCCACTGCTGGGCCGGACGAGGGCGCCGGCAGCTGA
- a CDS encoding LysM peptidoglycan-binding domain-containing protein: protein MSTITAGPHSDLGPLGLDGLRLTVRGRVVLVVLAMLVAVAGVLGGTQAVAGTDPVRVEVDLHTVAPGETLWDLARVLAEPGQDLREVVTDLKELNGLRTSALRAGQVLALPAD, encoded by the coding sequence ATGTCGACGATCACGGCAGGCCCCCACAGCGACCTCGGCCCGCTGGGCCTCGACGGGCTGAGGCTGACGGTCCGGGGGCGGGTCGTCCTCGTGGTCCTGGCGATGCTGGTCGCCGTCGCGGGCGTGCTCGGCGGCACGCAGGCGGTCGCCGGCACGGATCCGGTCCGGGTCGAGGTCGACCTGCACACCGTGGCGCCCGGCGAGACCCTGTGGGACCTCGCCCGCGTACTCGCAGAGCCCGGCCAGGACCTCCGCGAGGTCGTCACCGACCTGAAGGAGCTCAACGGCCTGCGGACCTCGGCGCTGCGGGCCGGTCAGGTCCTCGCCCTCCCGGCCGACTGA
- the lexA gene encoding transcriptional repressor LexA, producing MTTRDETTRDADGGVAPVSELLGGQRLTPRQRGVLETIRTSVETRGYPPTMREIGEAVGLSSPSSVKHQLTTLERKGYLRRDPNRPRAMEVVDSPATSPAPLSVAAPVADEGGASPAAAYVPLVGRIAAGGPILAEQVVEDVFALPRQVVGDGELFLLRVSGDSMVDAAICDGDWVVVRRQNVAEQGEIVAAMIDGEATVKTFRQNGGHTWLMPQNPAYDPILGDEATVLGRVVAVLRSL from the coding sequence ATGACCACGCGGGACGAGACCACCCGGGACGCCGACGGCGGCGTGGCCCCGGTGTCGGAGCTGCTCGGCGGGCAGCGCCTCACGCCACGCCAGCGGGGCGTCCTCGAGACCATCCGGACGTCGGTCGAGACCCGCGGCTACCCGCCGACCATGCGCGAGATCGGGGAGGCCGTCGGCCTGTCCAGCCCCTCGTCGGTCAAGCACCAGCTCACCACGCTGGAGCGCAAGGGCTACCTGCGGCGGGACCCGAACCGGCCCCGCGCGATGGAGGTCGTCGACTCGCCCGCCACGAGCCCCGCGCCGCTGTCGGTGGCGGCGCCCGTGGCCGACGAGGGCGGCGCGTCGCCCGCCGCGGCCTACGTGCCGCTGGTCGGCCGGATCGCGGCCGGCGGCCCGATCCTCGCGGAGCAGGTCGTCGAGGACGTCTTCGCGCTCCCGCGGCAGGTGGTGGGCGACGGCGAGCTGTTCCTGCTCCGGGTCAGCGGCGACTCCATGGTCGACGCGGCCATCTGCGACGGCGACTGGGTGGTCGTGCGTCGCCAGAACGTGGCCGAGCAGGGCGAGATCGTCGCCGCCATGATCGACGGCGAGGCGACCGTCAAGACCTTCCGGCAGAACGGTGGGCACACCTGGCTGATGCCGCAGAACCCGGCCTACGACCCGATCCTCGGCGACGAGGCGACGGTCCTCGGCCGGGTCGTCGCGGTCCTGCGCAGCCTCTGA
- a CDS encoding L-lactate dehydrogenase, giving the protein MNAPRRTSKLAIVGAGAVGSTLAYAALARGTARTVALMDVDRAKVEAEVLDLRHGGMFVPQAEVLGSDDVEVVRGADVVVVTAGAKQKPGQTRLDLAEATIALTRKILPGLVEVAPDATFLMVTNPVDVVTYAAQQISGLPPERVFGSGTVLDSSRLRAAIAEHCGVAVGNVHAYVGGEHGDSEIALWSAATIAGVPLLEWPSLPGRPPLDAAARESIARDVVESAYRVIAGKGATNYAVGLAVTRIVEAVLNDEHRVMPVSTRIDDFYGIDDVCLSLPTLVDSRGATTVVPIPLSDAELVGMRASATSVKAVQQRFGL; this is encoded by the coding sequence GTGAACGCACCTCGCCGCACGTCCAAGCTGGCCATCGTCGGAGCCGGTGCCGTGGGCTCCACGCTCGCCTACGCCGCCCTCGCCCGCGGGACGGCCCGAACGGTCGCCCTCATGGACGTCGACCGCGCGAAGGTCGAGGCGGAGGTCCTCGACCTGCGCCACGGCGGCATGTTCGTGCCCCAGGCCGAGGTGCTCGGGTCCGACGACGTCGAGGTGGTGCGCGGCGCGGACGTCGTCGTCGTCACCGCGGGTGCCAAGCAGAAGCCCGGTCAGACGCGGCTCGACCTCGCCGAGGCGACCATCGCGCTGACGCGCAAGATCCTGCCGGGACTGGTCGAGGTGGCGCCCGACGCGACGTTCCTCATGGTGACCAACCCGGTGGACGTGGTCACCTACGCCGCGCAGCAGATCTCCGGGCTCCCGCCCGAGCGAGTCTTCGGTTCGGGGACCGTCCTGGACTCGTCGCGCCTGCGGGCCGCGATCGCCGAGCACTGCGGCGTCGCGGTGGGCAACGTCCACGCCTACGTCGGCGGTGAGCACGGAGACTCCGAGATCGCCCTGTGGAGCGCGGCGACCATCGCCGGGGTGCCGCTCTTGGAGTGGCCGAGCCTGCCGGGGAGGCCGCCGCTGGACGCCGCCGCCCGGGAGTCGATCGCCCGGGACGTCGTGGAGTCGGCCTATCGCGTGATCGCAGGCAAGGGCGCCACGAACTACGCGGTGGGTCTCGCCGTGACCCGGATCGTCGAGGCGGTCCTCAACGACGAGCACCGTGTGATGCCGGTCTCGACGCGGATCGACGACTTCTACGGCATCGACGACGTCTGCCTGTCGTTGCCGACCCTGGTGGACTCCCGCGGTGCGACCACCGTGGTGCCGATCCCGCTGTCGGACGCCGAGCTCGTCGGCATGCGGGCCTCGGCGACCAGCGTGAAGGCCGTCCAGCAGCGCTTCGGCCTGTAG